AGCTGGTGTGACTGCACTGCTGGAGCTTAATGTTtcaaaaacaaaggaaattaTCATTGATTTCAGAAGGGAACCCCCCAGGATGTCACCGGTGATCATCCATGGCGAGGAGGTGGACATTGTAGATAGGCACAGATATCTTGGCACCAACTTCAATAGTACTCTGAAGTTTGATCACAACACAGACTCCAAAAGGCTCACCAGAGACAGTACTTTCTTAGGAAACTGAACTCATTCAGTGTCCATAAATCTATAATGCAAACATTCTATAGTTCTTTTAATTGAgagcattttgtgtttttcaatcaCTTGCTGGTTCACATCCCTTGGCCTCAAGACCAGGAACCGCCTACAAGCCATCATGAGCACTTGCTCCAAGATCGGTAGAGTGCCTTTTAGGAGTCTGGCCTCTTTTTATGAGCAGCAGGTCAGGAAGAAGGCACATAACATCCTGGGGGACAGCACTAATGTTCTCCACCCCCAGTTCCAACTGTTCTGTCTCAAGTGATCCACTAACAAACGCAAGGCATCGTCTGTCCCAGAGGCCATTCGTCTGGTTAATAGGGCTATGAAATTGACTACAAGAGATCCAGTGGTATCCTCAGGACAAATTCGATTATTTTAGATATCTGAGTCTGTAATACTGCACTTTGCAATCTATACAGATGCCTCCACAGTATCGACTACTGTTTTTTACACTTTCActgttattattacttttaatgCGTTGTGTTTTGctatgtgtttgtttggttgttatCTTGCTTTTGGCGTGAATATGTGGAATGTTGGCCTCTTTGAAGCACTGCTGGCAACTTTAAATCAAATTGCCCCTTGGGGACTAATAAAGTTctactgtattgtattattgtattgtattctttatGAGGTtcagtaaaaacattttaaccacGCCACTTGAAGCACATCCTGAGTACAGTCTGAATGGCAAACTCATCTGAAAGCACAGCCATTGTCTAGATCTCAGGGATCTGTCAACTCAGAGTCCCTGCTAAGGTAAATGCAGGAACTGACAAACTTTTTCCATCGCTTTTCCAGTTGGGAAATGTTGGTACACatgacaaaaacagaaaaaacttCACAAAGAAATATGCAGAAAAGACACACATTACAGAGTCGACTAATACTGATTAGACACTTTGTTAAGCAGAAAAAGTAAAGCGGGTAGAGAGAGCAGTTCAAACAACTGCACAAGTTCAGACAGATTGATAATGTATGGGAGTCAGGAATAATACTAATGCAGTGTACAGGTCATACTTACAATTCTTTGGGCCTTCCGGGGCAGCCAAAGGGACTAAAAGCGGTCAGAGTGATTTTGTTGGCTTTACAGAACTTCACAAGGTCTGATTGAACCAGGTATGGATGCAGCTCCACCTGCAAGAGCATCAGTAACAGGACAGGGGGTTTTCAAGATCAGGCAACAAAAGTTGAGGCTtaccagccataacattatgaccactgacaggtgaagtgaataacactgataatctcgttattatggcacctgtcagtgggtgggatatattaggcagcaagtgaacattttgtcctcaaagttgatgtgttagaagcaggaaaaatgggcaagcgtaaggatctgagcgactttgacaagcgccaaattgtgatggcaagacgactgggtcagagcatctccaaaactgcagctcttgtggggtgttcctggtctgcagtggtcagtacctatcaaaagtggtccaaggaaggaaaagcggttaACCGgccacagggtcatgggtggcccaggctcactgatgcacgtggggagcgaaggctggcccgtgtggtccgatccaacagacgattGAGTATCAAtccaatccaatcgagcatctgtgggatgtgctggacaaacaagtccaatccatggaggccccaccttgcaacttacaggacttaaaggatctgctgctaacgtcttggtgccaaataccacagcacaccttcagaagtctagtggagttcatgcctcgacgggtcagggctgttttggcggcaaaagggggacctacacaatattaggcaggtggtcataatgttatggctgatcggtgtatatgaccatattaattattattacttttgccTGCTATCTGACAAAATACTCTAAATAGGTATTGTACTTTCTAGAAAGCAGATGCAATTAATTAACACTGAGATGCCATATCTTGTGCTGTCATGAATTGCTGCTGGGAAATGCTCTACCTGATTGACAGCTGGCGGGATCTTGGCAACAGACAGCAGCCTCTGCAGCTGGGAGATGTTGAAGTTGGACACCCCGATGCTCTTCACTCGGCCTGAGCTCACCAGAGACTCCATTGCCTGgaatacaacgcagcactgagctTCAGACCCATCAACTACAACAGCAGATCGTCAGACACAAGGAATTCTGCACACACATCTGAAGGACTGGAACATTGTTTGTTCAAGCAGCTTTCCTTGAATTGCCAATATATAGTTGGCATGAGAAACTTCTTAAGCCTATCAAAGTGTCCCACTTAAATCTGTGTGGATTAGCTGCTGTTGTGTGGGGTTTGCAGACAGAGCAATATTCAGGTACAGTGTACGTGTTCGGGTTACCTTCCATGTGTCCACATAATCCGTGTCAGAAAACAGAAGTTCCTCATCTTTTTTAGGGAATATCTCATCTCCTTGTCTCTGAAAAAGAAACTGGTGAAACTCTAAGGCAGTTAAGCAGTTTTTACCAAGTCAAGGCAGACTTGGCAGTCATAGCTCTCCTGATTTTGTTTAAAACAGAACACAATATGGAGAATTAAGCTGCTTAACCACAacctacacacacaaacacacacaaatgaaatgTCCATTTACATATCCAGTGGTCTTTCTTCAGCTGCTGTAGTCACATACTATATGACTTTTCAAGAAGAGAGCATGAGCAGTTACCTGCAAGGCCATAGGACTGTGCATTAGGTAGAGGTCGACATAGTCCAGCTGCAGGGCTTCTAAGGACTTGTTGAAACCCACAAGCACGTCTTCAGGGGAGTAGAAAGTGAGCCAGAGCTGCACAAACACCAGCCAGCAGTGAGTTAAACATATCAGTATATACAGactgaaagttaaaaaaaattacattagatcaggggtgtcaaactctgCATCAGTGCCTTCTGTCTTCAGTTCCAATAGGAACTCTCAATTTCTCAGTTAATTTCTTGACTTTCTCAGTTGGGCTTATTTAAGATTTTCACTTTTCAATGTTACATCTGATTACATCAAATATATTGATGTCTCATGTACCCACAAAACATTTTGGAGACTGGAGAGCAGTGATAAAGTCATCCAGTTGAtaatttaattagaccaattaatctaagagctgggttggaacaaaaaccagaagacactgttttgtttagctttgttttgtttgttatccCAAAGGGGAGACCTTTCAGCCCCACTCTCTTACCTTGGTGACAATGAACAAGTCCTCTCGTTTTACCTTCCCCTGTTGAATTTGGGCTTTAATGGCTTCCCCTATTTCGGCCTCATTCCTGTAAAGGTAGGCTGTATCGAAGTGTCGGTATCCAGCTGTAATGGCTGTTTCTATGGCGTCTTGAACACTTCCAGGTTGTTTGTTCTGCAGCAAACAGAAAACATATTTGTTATCATTGATGTCTTCAGCTCCAGTGATGTTTTCACAGTTTAAAGCCACACACAGGGATAGTTCCTCTCATTTCATAGTTTATTATCAAGAATTCGGGAATGCATGTAACAATGGCTGTATTCACAGAGAGAAATCTGTCTACAAATTAGGAATCAAACATTTACTTTGTTTCCCAAGACTTGTGTAGGCAGCTCAAACTATCTTCTCTGTATCaagcagaaaagaaaaactagtCTGCTGTAATACTTGATACTGTTCAGCTAGGTCCCACCATAAAAATGGGACACATGCAGAGTAAGTTTCAGAGACattgtatttatgtgtatttatggAGTCATCGAAAGACAAGATCATAGCGGTTACTGGAACTGAATTAATAACAGGATCCAAAGGTCATATAAGTACAGTTAAAAGTTAGACAACAACATGTATAAGGCTGGCTCTGAAAAATCTGTCTTTCATTAGCATCAGAATTTATGTGGGGAcacaaaacagattttaaaaggtCATGCAAGTGATGTCTGTTGTGGAGTGAGTACCGAGTCAGGAATTTAGTTCCTTCCTTCTCCCTTGTAAAAATAAACCTTTCCTCTGAGTGAGCTGGTTTTGCAGGAAGAGACCCACTTTGTTTCCTGATTTACCTGCCATGTGCCCAGACCCAGCAGTGGCATTTGCCTCCCATTGTTGAGTTTAACAGCCGATTCTAAAATGCTGGTCATGTGTGCCATCGCTCCTCTTTCTGCTCTGTGTGCCAGGTTCTGTTTAAaagggaggagggaggaaaataaatatatcaattgTAAAACCAAAGGGAATTACATGAAATTAAGTCACATAAAATAAAGGCAAGGTTTGCATTGTCCCATTTTCTCTCAGatatatttgatatttatttaagtacagAACTGAGCTGAAAAAGACTTCAGCATTGCAACCAATAACCAATAAGCCACAAACCTTCCACCGaacatatagacacacacactcaccacaacaaaactaaaaacaacttTTACAAATCCCAGAACAATGAAGACCTACAGAAAGGTTGCTTATATTGTAAATTGGAGAGCTCTGCATTTATACTTTGCCTTTAAAAAAAGGGATTGCCTTTCCAAGGAATCTGTACAATTAATAACTTGTTCTGCCTTGTTGGGTGATGTAGAATCCAATAGCAGGATTGACACCAATCAGGCTTGAACATGGCatagtattaatattaaatcAGGAATGTCTATGCAATACTAAACTTCAGGTAGGGTGTAGCATTAATGGCACACTTTATACTACGCCCCTGCAGATCCCAAAGTTCACAAAGACAGATGTTTGTGTTCCTCCAGTTGATCAATATGCAGACACAACCTGAAATCAAAAgacctttatttaaaaatgaatattataTAGTGCAACCATTCACCTTTATTTCAAGATGAATATTATAACACAGTGGGAGATGTCTGggctctcattattattatttattaatttatgtatttattggcagatgcccatATCCAGGCGACTTACAGACtataagagcattacaaaagtgcaataatacagtataaaattagagatcaaaacataatacaatgacAAGTTCAAAATTGCATAGTAAAGTGCATAGGTAAAATAAagagttaatataaaatacaagtcctacatcctagattttaaTATATGCAGTCGCCACAAATAGCTAAAAACTGCAGGCAAGATGcagtgaagtcatagttaaaaGCTAATGGAAAGGGGCACAGGGTAAATCACAATAAACAGTTTGATGAAAACATTATATGAAGTGAAAAATTACAGCAGAGATTAACCACTCAGGGGAATAAGAGACAGTAGACAGAAGAGACTTAGAAGAGGAGGTATGGTGCAATCATTCACAAATACTTAATTGGGAATAATACATGTAGGtctaacaacaacacaaacaaagtaattaaaaacataaaagtatAGCTTTTTCAGAGCCCTAACTACGCTTTCACCAGTTCTCTATCTGTAAAACAgaataataaacaacaaaatgaaGTAAACCTACATGGTATGGGGTCTCGATCAGGATTGTCTTCGGCTCTCCTACTTTTTGTAATTCCAAAACAAAGCTCTCTTTGTCCACCCTCTCTGTGCTCTGTCACAAAATGAGGTCAGACACCACAGCCGAGTTGTCTTTAAACCAGCAGTCAGCTGAGAAGTAGAGGAAGTTTGTGGTTAGCTGACTGGTTGTGCTCATGTGGTGCTGGCAGGCCTTCTCGGAAGTTGATATCTAACTATTAGATTAGATTTTAGGTTACATGCTGCATTATAGTAGTACATTTTCAAAAGGGTTTTAAAAGAGGACACTGATTTAACAACCTTAATCTCATCTGGAAGTCTGTTCTCCCTTAGATCTAAGTTTCAACTCTAGAACAGTCAATagatatttatttgcaaatcTTTGATCTGCAAACTAACTAGTCAAATAAAGGGCCTGTAGGTTAATACAGAATAAACGTACCTCCAATATTCCACAGGGAATTAACTTCTCAGGTTCCTAATGTTGAATAGTCATCAGATTTTGGTgacctgtgtgtgtggaggtATTTGGATTGGAAATGGGTGAGACACATTCTCTACTTTAGCAACTGCCGAATTGTAAACTGACAGGAAACTA
This DNA window, taken from Amia ocellicauda isolate fAmiCal2 chromosome 9, fAmiCal2.hap1, whole genome shotgun sequence, encodes the following:
- the LOC136759095 gene encoding aldo-keto reductase family 1 member B7 isoform X2 translates to MAHMTSILESAVKLNNGRQMPLLGLGTWQNKQPGSVQDAIETAITAGYRHFDTAYLYRNEAEIGEAIKAQIQQGKVKREDLFIVTKLWLTFYSPEDVLVGFNKSLEALQLDYVDLYLMHSPMALQRQGDEIFPKKDEELLFSDTDYVDTWKAMESLVSSGRVKSIGVSNFNISQLQRLLSVAKIPPAVNQVELHPYLVQSDLVKFCKANKITLTAFSPFGCPGRPKEFHRGATDPEKLLEDPVINDIAKKHQRTPAQILLRFHVQQDIAVIPKSASPKRILENTKVFDFFLDEDDMKALKSLDKGWRCCIIEEMKSHPFFPFKDSYVSWRACEGISEVENK
- the LOC136759095 gene encoding aldo-keto reductase family 1 member B7 isoform X1; this encodes MAHMTSILESAVKLNNGRQMPLLGLGTWQNKQPGSVQDAIETAITAGYRHFDTAYLYRNEAEIGEAIKAQIQQGKVKREDLFIVTKLWLTFYSPEDVLVGFNKSLEALQLDYVDLYLMHSPMALQFLFQRQGDEIFPKKDEELLFSDTDYVDTWKAMESLVSSGRVKSIGVSNFNISQLQRLLSVAKIPPAVNQVELHPYLVQSDLVKFCKANKITLTAFSPFGCPGRPKEFHRGATDPEKLLEDPVINDIAKKHQRTPAQILLRFHVQQDIAVIPKSASPKRILENTKVFDFFLDEDDMKALKSLDKGWRCCIIEEMKSHPFFPFKDSYVSWRACEGISEVENK